A stretch of DNA from Acanthochromis polyacanthus isolate Apoly-LR-REF ecotype Palm Island chromosome 21, KAUST_Apoly_ChrSc, whole genome shotgun sequence:
ttaacaatgtctagactgtatttctgattcatttaatgttatcttcattgaaaaaaaattattttctttaaaaaatatggacaattctcagtgaccccagacttttacGGTAGTGTAAATACATTCCACAGGTAGCACACAGTGAGTTTATCAGAGCTTTTTGACTGCGAACATGCTCAGAGCAGCTCAAATCAAACCATACAGTAAATGTGAAAGccacaaaatcaaaacaatgagcGAGAAGAAGCACTCAGAGGTAGGTGTTAATGCCCCTGGGTTCAACACCAATTTGGTTCTTTCAGTGTGTTTAAATGCGCTTAAGTGACCAGCTCAGTCAGCTTTGGATGTGAGCGAATGATCCGGACAAAGATTTTGGACGGGATAGCACCGGTACCATGAAATAAGAGGTTACTCCGCATACCCAGGATGCATAAGCCAAGTGACTCGAGCCAAAGTCAgagtaaaactgaaacagaaagtaGCTGTGGGAAAAAGCTGTCCGGAAAAAGCTCGGGAAGTGCATCACTCctgtatttaaaatgactgaGTCATGCTTCCAATGAAAGGTTGTGGTAGGGGAGAAATGGGATTACTCACACTCACGGCGGCATTTATATGCAGATTTACATTAACAAAGCTACTATGGTGCATTTAAACACACTGGACAGTACATTTACAGCTTGTTCAAACAACAGTATTGATTAGTGGAGCTTTAAATACAGCAGCTGATGAgattatgcattttttaaaggtACCATGGCCAAGCATGAGCAAGAGCACACCAGCTGCATGAGCAGAATAGACAATGCCCCTCAGCGGTTAAGAGACATGGGCCTGATATTTGCCTTCAAGCACAACATTTGCATCATACTGGCAtgcaaaatttaatttaaaaacaaaaagtcagcCTCATACAGCTCCTGAAGGTTGTCCTCTGAGGTATTTGCTTTGGTTGCAAGAAAATGTTCCATCGCGCGTCACAAAAAGTGCACCGCCAATGAAGAGCAGGACTCCAAGGGCCACAAATACTCCAATTATGGCTGCGAGGGTTGTGCGATCCCCTGTGAGAGATGGGAATCTTTGTTACATTCTCACTATCAGCTCATCTGTGCAGACCTTCTAGTCGTGCAACAGGAGAGTTTCTTTGTTTGTGATAAACCACACATGCCAAAGCAAagactaaaacaaagaacacagCCAATAAAATCCCAGCAGTCGTCCCAAGTTGACTACCTGATGGGGGACAACAGCATGACAAATTATACAGACAATCAGAGTGCAGAGCAAGGTGAGAAATGTGAGGAATTTAGCAACAGTAGCTTACTTGGAGCCTCGATGACGGTGAAATATTTGATGCGGGTGCCCTGACTGTTGGACGCTTTACAGCTATAGTTCCCTGGAAGCTGAAAGAACGGGATCAAAAAGGGTTTGTTCATATCCTCTTTCTTGCTCGTCTCTTGTACGGCTTGTGGGACATCCCAGCTGTAGACTGGCACCGGGTTTCCTGTGGCGTTGCAATATAATGTTACGTTTTTACGATCTGGGAGTTCCACCGTCTCCATTTCAGGATTGATGAAGCCTGGAGGgtctgagacaaaaaaacataagaACAATCAGATAAAAGCAGAACACAAGCAAAATCCTCTAACAATTTTGACAGAATATGTTGGTTTAATTAAGAAGATGTCAGATACTCACAGAGTACAGCCATTTCATGTGACTTTGATTGCATTGCAGGATGATTTAACTCCCCTGGCCCCAAGTTTAGCTTTGCTTCACACCAGATCTGACTGCCATCATCATCCCTTTGAGCAGTCAGATTGAGGATGGATGACTTACTGACTGGAGACTGAGCGGATTCTTTAAAAGTCTCATGAGAGATTATCTTATCGCCTTTGTGCCAGTACACGGAGAGGAGGCTTGCAGGTGCAACGTTAACAATGTTGCACTGTATGTGATACTGTTTGCCCTCCACCATGGGACCAGCACTGAGGGGCTGAGCTATAGACACACTCTCTGGAATttctgcaacaacaaaaaaatgtgataaagaCAGTGAATGAATGATCAAAAAGGACATTACAGAAAACGAAGGGCTACTTACGGTAAACAGTGACTGGCAGAGGTTCTAAACACTGATCACCATCAGGCAGAGTGACGTAACAGATCGGTTGTATGTCCCAGTCTTTCACAACGTCAATTTTGAAGGGGAGAGTCGAAATCCCACTCTGAAGGCCTATTCCTCCATATGTGGACTCCCAGCCAATTCCTGCAATCTCACTGTACAGTGAGGTGCAGTTGGCTGTGAAGGAGTCTCCAAATTTCACCATAACTTTTGGAGGGCTCATCTCAACATTACACGTGCCGTTCACAGGCTTTCCTGAAAGGACACAGTAATTTTGGTAAGGCTTACATTGCATGCAGTCATACACGAAACAGCATTACAGGCCTGTAGTCAGTTCAGGAGAGGGGGCACTGCAACCGACAAGAAACGCTTTAAATTTAAGACACTATAGAAAAAAGCGTGCAAAGTCTGCAGAAAAGTTCACATCTGCTCATGTGTACTGAACCTTTTGAATATACAAACTATAGTGCAAAAAGGGCACGTGAAGAAgacaatgaaataaagaaaacataaagTAAAACTAAGTACAT
This window harbors:
- the LOC127531729 gene encoding cell adhesion molecule 3-like isoform X3 — encoded protein: MSPPKVMVKFGDSFTANCTSLYSEIAGIGWESTYGGIGLQSGISTLPFKIDVVKDWDIQPICYVTLPDGDQCLEPLPVTVYQIPESVSIAQPLSAGPMVEGKQYHIQCNIVNVAPASLLSVYWHKGDKIISHETFKESAQSPVSKSSILNLTAQRDDDGSQIWCEAKLNLGPGELNHPAMQSKSHEMAVLYPPGFINPEMETVELPDRKNVTLYCNATGNPVPVYSWDVPQAVQETSKKEDMNKPFLIPFFQLPGNYSCKASNSQGTRIKYFTVIEAPRDRTTLAAIIGVFVALGVLLFIGGALFVTRDGTFSCNQSKYLRGQPSGAV
- the LOC127531729 gene encoding cell adhesion molecule 3-like isoform X1 → MLRFFIFGVLIASTGKPVNGTCNVEMSPPKVMVKFGDSFTANCTSLYSEIAGIGWESTYGGIGLQSGISTLPFKIDVVKDWDIQPICYVTLPDGDQCLEPLPVTVYQIPESVSIAQPLSAGPMVEGKQYHIQCNIVNVAPASLLSVYWHKGDKIISHETFKESAQSPVSKSSILNLTAQRDDDGSQIWCEAKLNLGPGELNHPAMQSKSHEMAVLYPPGFINPEMETVELPDRKNVTLYCNATGNPVPVYSWDVPQAVQETSKKEDMNKPFLIPFFQLPGNYSCKASNSQGTRIKYFTVIEAPRDRTTLAAIIGVFVALGVLLFIGGALFVTRDGTFSCNQSKYLRGQPSGAV
- the LOC127531729 gene encoding cell adhesion molecule 3-like isoform X2 produces the protein MLRFFIFGVLIASTGKPVNGTCNVEMSPPKVMVKFGDSFTANCTSLYSEIAGIGWESTYGGIGLQSGISTLPFKIDVVKDWDIQPICYVTLPDGDQCLEPLPVTVYQIPESVSIAQPLSAGPMVEGKQYHIQCNIVNVAPASLLSVYWHKGDKIISHETFKESAQSPVSKSSILNLTAQRDDDGSQIWCEAKLNLGPGELNHPAMQSKSHEMAVLYPPGFINPEMETVELPDRKNVTLYCNATGNPVPVYSWDVPQAVQETSKKEDMNKPFLIPFFQLPGNYSCKASNSQGTRIKYFTVIEAPSSQLGTTAGILLAVFFVLVFALACVVYHKQRNSPVARLEGLHR